GGCGAACCAATTAACCCGGAAGCTTGGATGTGGTATCACAAAGTTATTGGTGGAGAACGTTGTCCAATAGTTGATACTTGGTGGCAAACGGAAACCGGCGGTATCATGATTACACCACTACCAGGGGCAATTCCCACCAAACCTGGTTCGGCAACCCTTCCCTTCCCTGGAATTATTGCAGATGTCGTGGATTTAGAAGGAAACACCGTACCCAATAACGAAGGCGGTTATTTGGCAGTACGACATCCGTGGCCAGGAATGATGCGGACAGTCTACGGCGATCCAGAACGCTTCCGCCGCACCTACTGGGAACACATTCCGCCCCAAAATGGTAACTATACTTACTTTGCTGGTGATGGTGCAAGACAAGATGAAGACGGTTACTTCTGGGTAATGGGTCGTGTGGATGATGTACTGAATGTTTCAGGACACCGACTCGGTACAATGGAAGTAGAATCAGCTTTAGTTTCGCATCCAGCGGTTGCAGAAGCGGCAGTAGTGGGTAAACCCGATGAACTTAAGGGTGAAGAAGTCGTTGCTTTTGTGACTCTAGAAGGCACTTATCAGGGAAGTGAGGAACTGATTAAAGAACTCAAACTACACGTTGTCAAAGAAATAGGTGCGATCGCCCGTCCCGGAGAAATTCGCTTTACAGACGCTTTGCCCAAAACGCGATCGGGTAAGATTATGCGGCGCTTGCTGCGGAATCTAGCTGCTGGACAAGAGGTATCTGGAGACACTTCGACATTGGAAGATCGGAGTGTATTGGATAAGTTACGAGAAGGTGTGTAAATAATTTCAGATTAGCTTAAGAAGGGCGCACATATATGCATTAGTGTCAACTTAAGCCGAAAACTATATCGGACAGGCGTTTTGCAAATCCCTCACGCCCTCATCCCCTCTTCTCCCTAGGGAGAAGGGGAATTGAATGTCTAGCTCCCCTCTCACGGATGGGAGAGGGGCTGGGGGTGAGGGTAAAACGCTGTCAACAAGCGGGTTTAGCCTTAAGTTGACACCTATGACGTATATGCTGCCCTTACCGTCTGTCTTGTGATGCATTACGCGCTAACGCAGGCCAATTTATCATAAAGATTAGAACATTATTGAGGCATTCAGGGCGATGAAGGTGAAGTGCAAATCCAAATCAGCATTTGTTCAACCTATTGGCTGCATGATGCTGAGTATTATCAGTGTAATGGGTATATCACCATTAGTCTTAGCGGTTCCTGGACAAGTTTCTTTACATTCGCCAGAACAGTCTGCACAGAGACAACCACAAAAACTAGCACAATTTTCAGGCACAGGAACACCAGAGCGATCGCAACTCCTGCAACAAGCCAATGGTTTATTTAGCCAGGGAGACTTAACAGGTGCAGAAGAAAATTTACGCAAATTAATTAAAAAATTCCCAGACGATGCTTTCGGACACTTTCAACTGGGAAATGTACTTTTTCGGCAAAAGAAACCAGAAGATGCAATTAGCTCCTTTCGAGAAGCCATTCGCCTCCAGCCAAAATACGCTCTAGCTTACAATGCGATTGGTATTGTTTACGCAAGCCAAAGTCGTTGGGAAGAAGCCATTACTGAATATAAAAAAGCTCTGGAAATTAATCCTAATTATGGCGAAGGGTTGACTAATTTTGCACTAGCATTGTGGCAAACAAATAAAAAAGACGAGGCGCTATCTTCTTTAGAAAAAGCTTTAAATATTTTCAAAGAACAGAATAGAGGTGAAAAAGTTAACCAAGTAGAACGAATTTTAAAAGAGATCAAAACTGCTGAAGATCCTAGTGTTTCCTGAAAATCATATTATTCAGTGGATAAAAGTTAAGAATAGTTGCTGCGATCGGCTTTAAGGATGCTTTGCCAGAAGTGTGATCGGGTATTATGCATCCATTACTACGGAATTTGGCATCTGGCTTGTAATTATTGTGGGGTGGGCTAGCCCACCCTCTAAAAAGCATCAAAACAGAATAATTGTATTGTCATGAATGAAATATTTCTGTTAGCCAGAGAAACTGTAAGAGTGATTTTTCACATGAATGGGGGATACACAAGAGTAGTCTGGGAACGTTCGGAAAATACTGTATGGGCAGGCATAGGATGGATTTTTGATATACCAACTTATGTAATCCCATACGATTTACGAGCAATAGGTTCTCATTTTCTATTATCTATAGTTAAGCCGAATGCGAATGATTGTGAGGATATAGAGAATATTCGCAGTAATCGTAATAGCTTTTTTCATATAGAAAGATTGACTTTTGTTATATAAATGGCATCTAACTTAGTCGCACGTCTATTCAAGAATAGCAAAATAGCAATCTACAATAAAAATCAGACAAACCTTCGTTAAAGCCTATGACTTTCCTATCGGCATTAACTTTACCCGATCACACCCAGTTACCAGACTCAGACGGTACATTCGTGAAAAACTGGCAAGAGCATCCCCAAAGTATTTTACTCACTGACTCGATTAAACTTGTCTTAGAGGAACTTTATCCTGATAGTCAATATTGTATTGGACAGGATTTAGGCATCTACTGGCGATTGACAGATCCTCCTGAGAAAGGGGCTGAAGCACCAGACTGGTTTTATGTACCCAATGTACCATCTACTCTCGATGGTAAAACACGGCGTTCTTATGTGTTGTGGAAGGAGTTTATTGCACCCTTAATTGTAATTGAATTTGTCTCTGGAGATGGTTCAGAAGAACGAGATAGCGCACCGCCATCTCAAGGGCAAGGTGGAAATGTTGGTAAGTTTTGGGTTTATGAGCAGGCAATTAGAGTGCCTTATTATGGAATTTATGAAGTAGCAAAAGCACAGGTTGAAGTTTATCACCTAGTTGATAATAGTTATCAACTGATGCAACCCAATGAACGAGGACATTATCCAATTGCTCCTATGGGTGTAGAGTTAGGAATCTGGCAAGGATTTTATCAGAATGCAGAGTTACCTTGGTTGCGCTGGTGGAATGCACAAGGAAATTTACTGCTAACGGGTGAGGAACGGGCGGAAGTTGAGCAACAAAGGGCTGAAACTGAACGACAGAAGCGGCTTTTAATTACAGAGAAATTGCGATCGCTTTCTGCTGAACAACTCAAGGCTTTAGGAATTGATCCAGAAATGTTGGATTAGGAAATATTCTCATCTACTAATAATACATCTTCATATATTTCTGCGATCGCACAACGAAAATCAACGCTAGCTAAATGCACTTCTCCCGCTTGTTCATAAGGGTAAAGTACCCACTGTCCTTGTTCGTTGCGGCGGAAGCATTCTACACTCATTCGATCTGGTGAAATTAGCACATATTCTTGTAGTGATTCTAAGTGTCGATAACTAGCAAATTTCTTTCCTCTGTCATAGCCTTCGGTTGATTCAGAAAGCACTTCGATAATTAAGGAAGGATAGCACTTAAAATATTCAAATTCTTTATCTCGTGGATCGCAAGTCACCATTACATCGGGATAAAAATAGCGATTTATGACCTCAATTTGTGCTTTCATATCTAACATATAGACACGGCAAGCACTACCCCGGAGATGGTTTCGCAGCAGTACAAACAAGTTTCCTACTACAGTAACATGAGCATCACTCGCCCCTGCCATTGCATAGACTTGTCCATCAATATACTCGTGTTTAATTTCACTTACTTTCTCGCCTTCTAAATATTCTTCTGGAGAGATATAGTACTCACTTTGGCTAATGACCATTTTAGTACCTGAGTAGTTTTATCAAATATTTTAACCCATACAACAAATCTAATGAGCCACAGCGCCACCAGTTGGCTTCACTTTTTTGAGGAATAAAATAGCAATCCCACTGAGTAATAATGCAATACCAATAAAGTAGAAACAATCGTTAAAAGCCATTACAAATGCTTCCCGACGGACTATATTGGATATAGATGCGATCGCTTGATTTTGGGCTGTATTTAAATCTGCTCCACGACTAATAAAATACTGCGTCATTTGGTCAATTCGCTGTTGAGTTTCTGGGTTATATAAAGATACTCCATCACCCAATCTATTCGAGTGAAATTGTTCTCTATTTGTTAATAAAGTCGCTAAAGAAGCAATTCCTATAGAACCGCCTAGATTCCGCATCATATTAAATAAACCACTTGCCGAACCTGCTTCTTTCGGACTCAAACTAGCAGTAGCAATAGAAGTTAGCGGAACCATAATTAGGGGTTGTCCCATTGCACGCACAAATTGCGACCACCGTAATTGATCTAATCCTGTTTCATTAGTCATTCCAGAGTTCATAAATGCACTGATGGAAAATAAAGTGACACCAACAGCCACCATTAAGCGCACATCAATGCGTTGCATCAATTTGGGTATGAGGGGAATAATAAATAGTTGGGGAATACCAGCCCAAATCAACACTTCACCAATTTGCAGCGCATTGTATTTTTGAATTTGGGCGAGATACAACGGTAAAATATAAATTGAACCATACAATCCTACGCCCAGCGACACATTGACAATACTAGCTAAACCAAAGTTGCGCCTAAACAAAAGCCGCAAATTAATAAATGGTTGCTTACGAGTTAATTCAATATAGAAAAATATCGCCAAGAAAATTCCTGCAATTATACTTAAGCGCACAATCAAAGCTGAACCGAACCAATCTTTGCGGCTACCTTCTTCTAAAACAACTTGTAGGGAACCTAAGCCAATAGCCATCGCAATAATTCCCCACCAGTCACCTTGTTTGAGTAAATTAATTTGGGGTTTTTCTTGCTTAATTCCGTACCAAACACCAGCTAGCATTAATGCCCCTGGAATTACATTTATATAAAAGTTGTATTCCCAACCAAAATTTTCGGTTAACCAACCTCCTAATGTCAGGCCAATTGAGGGCGCAAAAACTGCACTAAACCCAAATGCAGCCAGTCCGACTGATTGTTTTGATTGGGGTAAAGTTGTTAAGACAACTGTCATAGCAGTGGGAATTAAAACTCCTCCGCTAAAACCTTGCAAGGCGCGAAATAAAATCATGGAATTAAGATCCCATGACCAAGCACAGCATATAGAAAAGAAGATAAAGAGTGCAGTATTGACTAATAAATAACGTTGCAGAGAAAATACTCGTGATAACCATCCTGTTAGAGGAATTACCACAATTTCTGCTACAAGATACGCGGTAGAAATCCAAGAACCTTCTTCGAGAGTTGCTCCTAAACTTGCTTGAATATCTTGCAGCGAAGCATTAGTTATTTGAATATCCAATACCGCCATAAATGCACCAAGCATACTGGCTAATACACCAATCCAGGTTCTTAGCGGTACACGCTCTGGTGGTAAAGCAGGATTTTGCCCTTGCTGACGAATTACACCTGTATTAGCCATAACTTTATTCCAGTTTTAAGGTTAAGTAGCAAAAAATTTTATGATGAAATCTTATACTAATATGTTCTCTGCCTCTGCGTAAGCTTGAATCAGCAACGCTAAGAGGATGTCTGAGAAGTATCAAATATTTCTTGATCCCCCCTAACCCCCCTTAAAAAAGGGGGGAACAAGAGTCTTAAAGTCCCCCTTTTTAAGGGGGATTTAGGGGGATCTCCAAGGGTTAGATGTATACAAAAAAACTTTTCAGACATCCTCGAAAAATTAAAAAATAATTGCTATGGAAAGTTCCATTAAGATAAATATAAAGCAGATTTAAGCACAGTTATTTATCTTAAACTTCTTGAGTCGTAATAATCCCCTTTTGCTCATAAATTGGACGCATTATTTTCCTTAAAGCAGGTAACTGTCTGCTAAAAATAATTGACCCTAAAATACAAGCTATTCCATCAATAATTAAAGTGTTGGGAGCGCCAATACGACTTGCTAGGAAACCTCCTAATAAATTACCTACTGGAATCATTCCCAAGAATGACATTGTGTATAAGCTCATCAATCGCCCGCGTTTATCGTCTTCAACAATGGTTTGTAAAAATGTGTTGCTAGCAGCAATCTGGAGAATTGTTCCTAAGCCAACAAATAACATTGTAAATAAAGAGAGTGGTAAAAATCTAGATAAAGAAAAGGCAATTAGACCAGTTCCTAAAATTGCTGGAGCTAGAGCAATCAATTTCCCAATTCCTAAGATTGTTTGGCGCGTAGCTAGATAAATACCACCAGTTAAGGCTCCAACTCCAGATGCCGCCATCAAAAAACCCAAACTTTCTGCACCACCTTTGAGAACTTGTTCGGCAATAACTGGGACAAGAATAGTGTTTTGCAGTCCCATCAGGCTGACTAAGGCTGATAGCAACAAGACGGATCGAATGGGTGGGAAGCTAAAGGCATATACAAATCCCTCTTTGACTTTTTGTAAGGGATTACCGGCAGTTACCGAATTTTTCCAAGGTTTAACTTTCATTGCCAATAAAGCGGCGATTACAGCAATGTAGCTCAAACCATCAATTAAAAAACAATAGCCAGTTCCAACCCTAGCAATTAATAAACCCCCGATCGCAGGGCCAATTAATCTAGCACCGTTGAACATCGTGGAATTAATAGCGATCGCATTGGCTAAATCTTCTCTGCGTTCAACTAATTCTGGCACAAAAGCTTGACGGGCTGGCGCATCTAAGGCGTTAATAAATCCTTGAAACAAACTCAAGGCGATGATGTGCCATACCTCAATCACTCCAGTTAACGCTAGCGCTGCTAATGTTAACGATTGAATCATCGCCAAGACTTGCGTACCAATTAAGGTACGATACCGAGAAAAGCGATCTACAAATACTCCGCCAAAGGGAGCTAAAAAAAAGTTAGGAATTTGACTAGAAAATCCCACAACTCCCAGCATTAATGGGGATTTTGTCAAGTCATAAACTAGCCAAATTGTGGCAAGTTGCGTCATCCACGTCCCAATTAGGGAAATACCTTGCCCAGCAAAAAACAGCTGGTAGTTTCTTGACCTTAATGCAGGTAGTAGCGATTTTTTCATGTCAGGCTTGCTTTATACCAATCTGCTTTCATAGATATCATCTCACCTCATCTTTATATCCCTCTCCGTAGATGTAGAAACATATCACAGTTAGAAAGAGGTTTTTCATCTGTTTTGCAGGCAATTTGGTATTAATGATGTCCGAGCAATTAACCATAAAACCTGGAACCCCACCTCGCCAAAGCTGTGCTTTTAGCTCACCTCCCCGCAGGCGGAGAGGGGCTGGGGGTGGGGTTCTTTTCTTATGGGTAATTTGAGGGACATGATATTACTTGACTTCCACCGCAACTTCCGCAGACATCCCCGGAGTAATCCGCGATTCGTATCCTTGAATGCTCTTTTGGTCAAAAACTATTTTAACGGGAATGCGTTGGACAACTTTAGTAAAGTTACCTGTAGCATTATCCGGTGGCAATAAGGCAAACTGAGCGCCGGAAGCTGGCGAAATACTGTCAACACGACCGCTAAAGGTGTGGTGAGGGAAACTATCTAGCTTAATCTCTACTGGCTCTCCTGGCCGCATCTTTTCTAGTTGAGTTTCTTTGAAGTTCGCAACTACCCAATAGTTGTTATCCACGATCGCCATTAATGGTGTTCCTACTGCGACGCGGTTGCCAACTTCCACATTTTTCCTACCTACCCGTCCAGCACTGGGGGCGGTAACATTGGCATAAGATAGTTGCAATTGTGCATCTTTGAGCGATGCTTCTGATTGCGCGATCGCTGCTTTTGCTGCTTCATATTGACTACGCTTAACTGTGGTATCTTGTCCCCCGGCGGTCGCTTGTTGCAATCCTCCCTTAGATGCTGCTAATTTAGCTTGGGCGTTAGTGACATTTTCTTGCGCCTGTGCTAACTGAGACTGGGCTTGGGCAACACCAACTTTGGCGGAGGCTAACTTGGCTTTGGCTTGTTCTACTCCCTGAATCGCGGCGTTTTTCTGTGCCGTAGCCACATCATAAGCAGCTTTGGCTGTATCTAGTTGCTGACGAGGAATCGCACCTGTTTTATACAATTCGTTGTAACGATTGTAATCTGCTTGAGCTTTTGACAAATTGGCGTTTGTTTGCGCTACCTGCGCAAGAGATGCAGGAATCCCAGCTTGAGCTTCTTGTACTGCTGCTTGTGCTGCTGGTATCCCAGCTTGGGCTTCTTGTACTGCTGCTTGGGCTGTAGAAATTGCTGCTACTGCACTACTGACATCTCCTTGCGCTTGAGTTGTCTTACCAGTGGTGGTTTGTGAACTCAAAGCAATATTTGCTTGAGCCGCTTGCGCTTGACTACGAGCATTTTCGAGGGCTGCTTGTGCTTGTTGCACCTTACTTTCATAGTCCCGTGGATCTAACTTCACCAACAATTGTCCCGGTTGTACCAGTTGGTTGTCATTCACCAGCACTTCACTTACTGTTCCGGGAATGCGACTACTAACTTGGTGAATATTTCCCGCAACGGTGGCGTTGTCTGTTTCTTGGTGGGTGGAGGCGTATTGCCAGTAGTGAAAACCAAAAGTACCTGCGGCGATCGCACCCACACCTAATCCTGCCAAAATTAAACCAGTCGGTCTTTTGCGTTTCGGTGGAACTTCTTTCTCGATTTCAGGTGCTTCTGTGGTAACAGTTTCTAAACTCTCTAAATCGGGAACCACTTCTTTTTCTAAAATTGGGGTTTTGTGTCCGTTGCGTCCGTTAAAAGTATTAGCACCCATGATTCTTAACTCTCTTGCTCGTTCAATAACTTGATTAATAGTCGTTTATTTAGAATGCGTAATATTGTTTGAAAAAAATCCTTATTTCCTTAGTATGCGTAATATTATCTCAAAACAAATTTTTACAGAGCTTCCCCCGGTCGGGTGATTATGGGATTATCTTTAGGAAAGGTTAGCGATCGCTCGATTCAAGATTTGGGAAAACAGTTCTCGATCGGCAAAGGAAATACCATGCATTGCCTCATCACGCACGGCTGCGGCGATTGGTGGTAAAACCGCTTCTAGTTCCTTACCTGCATCCGTGAGCCAGATTCGCCAG
This portion of the Nostoc sp. GT001 genome encodes:
- a CDS encoding tetratricopeptide repeat protein, producing the protein MKVKCKSKSAFVQPIGCMMLSIISVMGISPLVLAVPGQVSLHSPEQSAQRQPQKLAQFSGTGTPERSQLLQQANGLFSQGDLTGAEENLRKLIKKFPDDAFGHFQLGNVLFRQKKPEDAISSFREAIRLQPKYALAYNAIGIVYASQSRWEEAITEYKKALEINPNYGEGLTNFALALWQTNKKDEALSSLEKALNIFKEQNRGEKVNQVERILKEIKTAEDPSVS
- a CDS encoding Uma2 family endonuclease, whose translation is MVISQSEYYISPEEYLEGEKVSEIKHEYIDGQVYAMAGASDAHVTVVGNLFVLLRNHLRGSACRVYMLDMKAQIEVINRYFYPDVMVTCDPRDKEFEYFKCYPSLIIEVLSESTEGYDRGKKFASYRHLESLQEYVLISPDRMSVECFRRNEQGQWVLYPYEQAGEVHLASVDFRCAIAEIYEDVLLVDENIS
- a CDS encoding Uma2 family endonuclease, whose product is MTFLSALTLPDHTQLPDSDGTFVKNWQEHPQSILLTDSIKLVLEELYPDSQYCIGQDLGIYWRLTDPPEKGAEAPDWFYVPNVPSTLDGKTRRSYVLWKEFIAPLIVIEFVSGDGSEERDSAPPSQGQGGNVGKFWVYEQAIRVPYYGIYEVAKAQVEVYHLVDNSYQLMQPNERGHYPIAPMGVELGIWQGFYQNAELPWLRWWNAQGNLLLTGEERAEVEQQRAETERQKRLLITEKLRSLSAEQLKALGIDPEMLD
- a CDS encoding HlyD family secretion protein → MGANTFNGRNGHKTPILEKEVVPDLESLETVTTEAPEIEKEVPPKRKRPTGLILAGLGVGAIAAGTFGFHYWQYASTHQETDNATVAGNIHQVSSRIPGTVSEVLVNDNQLVQPGQLLVKLDPRDYESKVQQAQAALENARSQAQAAQANIALSSQTTTGKTTQAQGDVSSAVAAISTAQAAVQEAQAGIPAAQAAVQEAQAGIPASLAQVAQTNANLSKAQADYNRYNELYKTGAIPRQQLDTAKAAYDVATAQKNAAIQGVEQAKAKLASAKVGVAQAQSQLAQAQENVTNAQAKLAASKGGLQQATAGGQDTTVKRSQYEAAKAAIAQSEASLKDAQLQLSYANVTAPSAGRVGRKNVEVGNRVAVGTPLMAIVDNNYWVVANFKETQLEKMRPGEPVEIKLDSFPHHTFSGRVDSISPASGAQFALLPPDNATGNFTKVVQRIPVKIVFDQKSIQGYESRITPGMSAEVAVEVK
- a CDS encoding DHA2 family efflux MFS transporter permease subunit; translated protein: MANTGVIRQQGQNPALPPERVPLRTWIGVLASMLGAFMAVLDIQITNASLQDIQASLGATLEEGSWISTAYLVAEIVVIPLTGWLSRVFSLQRYLLVNTALFIFFSICCAWSWDLNSMILFRALQGFSGGVLIPTAMTVVLTTLPQSKQSVGLAAFGFSAVFAPSIGLTLGGWLTENFGWEYNFYINVIPGALMLAGVWYGIKQEKPQINLLKQGDWWGIIAMAIGLGSLQVVLEEGSRKDWFGSALIVRLSIIAGIFLAIFFYIELTRKQPFINLRLLFRRNFGLASIVNVSLGVGLYGSIYILPLYLAQIQKYNALQIGEVLIWAGIPQLFIIPLIPKLMQRIDVRLMVAVGVTLFSISAFMNSGMTNETGLDQLRWSQFVRAMGQPLIMVPLTSIATASLSPKEAGSASGLFNMMRNLGGSIGIASLATLLTNREQFHSNRLGDGVSLYNPETQQRIDQMTQYFISRGADLNTAQNQAIASISNIVRREAFVMAFNDCFYFIGIALLLSGIAILFLKKVKPTGGAVAH
- a CDS encoding MFS transporter, coding for MKKSLLPALRSRNYQLFFAGQGISLIGTWMTQLATIWLVYDLTKSPLMLGVVGFSSQIPNFFLAPFGGVFVDRFSRYRTLIGTQVLAMIQSLTLAALALTGVIEVWHIIALSLFQGFINALDAPARQAFVPELVERREDLANAIAINSTMFNGARLIGPAIGGLLIARVGTGYCFLIDGLSYIAVIAALLAMKVKPWKNSVTAGNPLQKVKEGFVYAFSFPPIRSVLLLSALVSLMGLQNTILVPVIAEQVLKGGAESLGFLMAASGVGALTGGIYLATRQTILGIGKLIALAPAILGTGLIAFSLSRFLPLSLFTMLFVGLGTILQIAASNTFLQTIVEDDKRGRLMSLYTMSFLGMIPVGNLLGGFLASRIGAPNTLIIDGIACILGSIIFSRQLPALRKIMRPIYEQKGIITTQEV